In Eupeodes corollae chromosome 3, idEupCoro1.1, whole genome shotgun sequence, a single genomic region encodes these proteins:
- the LOC129951253 gene encoding kelch domain-containing protein 10 homolog, producing the protein MRRKNIFFTTLNTIYWNIFIFCENCLNYILRKFNWPALSVNYNMDWNNLNQNQADQNDTSSSSSSSSESSSSSSSSDDDMDMDRDEYVFRAYELTKVNYKLQKSDAFPVSRSGHRVIASDAHLFSLGGYNPRSARNSAMRGRCLLFQELWSYNFATKKWKLLMDSKTKNMPQELASNALAIHNNLLISHGGTGYPFGECCSNDCHIFATGQHRGVVRLTVEGVLPTAQYGPGIVIHDNHLYTIGGTTGFEYSCDVFRLNLKTKVWEKVYICRPEMRDDPEGRYRHEVVYDGNHIFILGGGTSMTVYDLQTIPAFNLKTNTWDYFETKPDPTVSEGMPKPRKCFSCVQLETQNGVEAYITGGLQSDFTTYFSDVWKINFKTMQWTLVKTAVLPRPLYFHSATTPGNGCMYIFGGIEYNKTTMRRRNDLYKMWMTIPKLSEMCWDAMTFYHPNLDKYKRNHLLKVGIPERFVDRVVEPKSPTRNVSSTSSSSSPSKRSRSLSK; encoded by the exons ATgagaagaaaaaacatattttttacgaCATTGAATACGAtttattggaatatttttatattttgcgaaAATTGCCTTAATTACATTCTCCGTAAGTTCAATTGGCCCGCTCTGTCAGTGAATTACAACATGGATTGGAATAATCTAAATCAAAACCAAGCAGACCAAAACGATACGTCCAGCAGCTCGTCGAGTAGCAGCgagagcagcagcagcagcagtagcagtgACGATGACATGGACATGGATAGGGATGAGTACGTTTTCAGGGCGTACGAGTTGACTAAGGTTAACTACAAACTCCAAAAGTCTGACGCATTTCCCGTGTCGAGGAGTGGCCATAGAGTTATTGCATCCGATGCTCATCTATTTTCGCTGGGTGGTTACAATCCGAGATCGGCTAGAAACAGTGCGATGCGCGGACGGTGTTTGCTCTTCCAGGAACTCTGGTCGTATAATTTTGCTACAAAAAAATGGAAGTTGCTGATGGACAGCAAGACGAAAAACATGCCACAGGAATTAGCCTCAAATGCTCTTGCGATACATAATAATCTTTTAATT tcACATGGAGGAACTGGATATCCTTTTGGTGAATGCTGCTCAAATGATTGCCATATCTTTGCAACTGGCCAACACCGAGGTGTTGTTCGCTTGACAGTCGAAGGTGTCTTGCCAACAGCGCAGTATGGTCCTGGCATAGTGATTCATGACAATCACCTCTACACCATCGGCGGTACAACAGGTTTTGAGTATTCCTGCGATGTGTTCCGTTTGAATTTAAAGACCAAAGTGTGGGAGAAGGTTTATATTTGTCGGCCCGAGATGCGAGACGACCCTGAAGGCAGATACCGACACGAAGTCGTCTACGATGGCAACCACATATTCATCCTGGGTGGAGGTACATCAATGACAGTCTACGATCTCCAAACAATCCCCGCATTCAATTTGAAAACCAACACCTGGGACTACTTTGAAACCAAACCAGATCCGACAGTTTCCGAAGGAATGCCAAAGCCTCGCAAGTGCTTTTCATGTGTGCAACTGGAGACGCAAAATGGCGTCGAGGCATACATTACCGGTGGCCTGCAAAGCGATTTCACAACGTACTTCTCCGACGtgtggaaaatcaatttcaaaacaatgcAGTGGACCTTGGTGAAGACGGCTGTGCTGCCTCGACCATTGTACTTCCACTCGGCTACAACACCTGGCAACGGTTGCATGTATATATTCGGTGGCATCGAGTACAATAAAACAACCATGCGGCGTCGCAATGATCTCTACAAAATGTGGATGACAATACCAAAACTTAGTGAAATGTGTTGGGATGCAATGACCTTCTACCATCCCAATTTAGACAAATACAAACGAAATCACCTTCTGAAAGTAGGTATTCCCGAACGGTTTGTTGATCGCGTCGTAGAACCAAAATCTCCAACGAGAAATGTTAGCAGCACATCATCTAGTTCCTCCCCATCCAAACGGTCTCGTTCGCTTTCGAAGTGA
- the LOC129950967 gene encoding homeobox protein 6-like isoform X1, with protein sequence MVDITTQFIDVVKQYDIVYNPRNPNYKNFLEKLRAWGQIADELGITVDAAKRKWKNLRDSYTKYLRSFRIGTKTSKKYQFWAHADHMEFLKPHQGPGRPQKQEDNDENDSDIGFQVLKKFTIADDSVIAPPPPPPLQIPQIIAPVTTTTTTIAAVSAPAKVHIQPSFILAKNISNGYITQIPTTPLDLACNSTTPTLTSPIVAKIRAINTPAPFFTNNLPAPEISSVPPPKIRKIAPQNTSNVENFDVNSILRANREMDSTCLFFLSLAKSVRTMPKRYQAMVKMRCMQIINDAEVEIESNFECDESGGFVAKQQSGNCRSKSTDNIDNTNNDSNSQAASGGQPSNNVNENSEHFMYVMSPSRVETMIDVSSEDETTNGTNNN encoded by the exons ATGGTTGATATAACAACCCAATTCATAGATGTGGTCAAGCAATATGATATTGTTTACAACCCCCGAAATCCCAATTACAAGAACTTCCTGGAGAAACTTAGAGCTTGGGGACAGATAGCAGATGAGTTGGGAATAACAGTTG atgCAGCCAAACGAAAATGGAAAAATCTCCGAGACAGCTACACAAAATATCTACGATCGTTTCGAATAGgaacaaaaacttcaaagaaATATCAATTCTGGGCACATGCAGATCatatggaatttttaaaaccacACCAAGGCCCAGGAAG gccACAAAAACAAGAAGACAACGATGAAAATGACTCAGATATAGGTTttcaagtattaaaaaaattcaccATAGCCGATGATAGTGTGATAGCACCACCACCTCCGCCACCCTTGCAAATTCCACAAATCATAGCACcggtaacaacaacaacaaccaccatAGCAGCAGTATCTGCCCCTGCCAAAGTACACATACAACCCTCTTTCATTTTGGCCAAAAACATTTCCAATGGTTATATAACACAAATTCCTACAACTCCCTTGGATTTGGCCTGCAACTCGACGACACCAACATTGACGTCCCCCATAGTTGCGAAAATACGCGCAATAAATACACCAGCCCCATTTTTCACCAACAATTTACCAGCCCCCGAAATATCTTCCGTTCCGCCGCCGAAAATTCGCAAAATTGCCCCACAAAATACAagtaatgttgaaaattttgatgttaacTCGATATTGCGAGCGAATCGCGAAATGGACTCAACTTGCTTGTTCTTTTTGAGCCTGGCCAAGTCGGTAAGAACAATGCCAAAACGGTACCAGGCTATGGTGAAAATGCGTTGCATGCAAATCATAAACGATGCTGAAGTCGAAATTGAATCGAATTTTGAATGCGACGAATCTGGAGGTTTTGTTGCGAAACAACAAAGTGGCAACTGCCGATCCAAGAGCACAGATAATATCGATAATACAAACAACGATAGTAATTCACAAGCTGCGTCTGGTGGTCAACCATCAAATAATGTAAATGAAAATTCAGAGCATTTTATGTATGTGATGTCGCCATCACGTGTAGAAACTATGATCGATGTCTCGTCTGAGGATGAAACTACCAACGGAACCAATAACAAttag